One Leishmania donovani BPK282A1 complete genome, chromosome 15 genomic window carries:
- a CDS encoding actin-like protein, putative, which produces MNIPLNTVKVLRNVPLPDEASVLHTNAAVLDMGSHTTRLGFAGDTVPRMRQRTCVVKGKATFSDACDVLDHVDDPAAATTVLENGVIVDWEGYEELLSRVARILDLENVENSTPLLVTEKALVPTHQRQKIAEVLFETHHVVATSFALSPVLSLYASGLGTGLAVELGHDQSHVAPVFQGLSLFHATHCLDVGGADLTRHFTSLMSGVATTHVSVLGSMTPTQRESMWEYIKERHCTVAEDAQAFSEISRVGIGMGSPSNGSPPGSPHGEEDRYREECVLPDGTALPISGAARFIPGECYFQPSLSPALQQLRDQSTVVDEVLLRTTQTPVSIPELVVDAMQRCDHDLLPTFASHIVVSGGASLLRGLTQRVESDVQTCLASTGGIHSVGSARVYADVERRDAAFVGGSIWASLPAAQALWVTKADYNEVGSMAVVRSCF; this is translated from the coding sequence aTGAACATACCCCTCAACACGGTCAAGGTGCTGCGCAATGTGCCTCTTCCTGATGAGGCGAGCGTGCTCCACACGAacgccgcggtgctggaCATGGGCAGTCACACGACGCGGCTCGGGTTTGCAGGGGACACGGTGCCGCGcatgcggcagcgcacatgCGTCGTGAAGGGCAAAGCAACCTTCTCGGACGCCTGTGATGTGCTGGACCACGTCGATgaccccgccgctgcgacgacggtgctggAGAACGGCGTCATTGTAGACTGGGAGGGGTACGAGGAGCTCCTGAGCCGCGTCGCCCGGATACTGGACCTCGAGAACGTAGAGAACAGCACCCCGCTGCTGGTAACGGAGAAGGCGCTCGTGCCTACGCATCAGCGGCAGAAGATCGCCGAGGTCCTCTTCGAGACCCAccacgtcgtcgccaccAGCTTTGCCTTGAGCCCGGTGCTGTCCCTCTACGCGTCCGGGCTGGGCACCGGCTTAGCCGTGGAACTGGGCCACGATCAGAGCCACGTCGCGCCAGTCTTCCAAGGGCTTTCGCTGTTTCACGCAACGCACTGCCTCGACGTTGGCGGCGCGGACCTCACCCGGCACTTCACCTCTCTCATGTCTGGCGTAGCGACCACGCACGTGTCGGTGCTGGGGAGCATGACACCAACACAGCGAGAAAGCATGTGGGAATACATCAAGGAGCGCCACTGCACCGTGGCCGAGGACGCGCAGGCCTTTTCTGAGATCAGCCGTGTCGGCATTGGGATGGGCAGCCCCAGCAATGGCTCGCCGCCGGGAAGCCCGCACGGCGAAGAGGATCGGTACCGGGAGGAGTGCGTACTGCCCGACGGCACCGCTCTGCccatcagcggcgccgctcggTTCATCCCCGGCGAATGCTACTTCCAGCCATCCCTTTccccggcgctgcagcaactgCGCGACCAGTCCACCGTTGTCGATGAGGTGTTGCTGCGCACGACACAAACGCCAGTGTCTATCCCCGAGCTAGTCGTGGACGCCATGCAGCGCTGCGATCATGACCTGCTGCCCACGTTCGCTTCCCATATCGTCGTTagcggcggtgcctcgcTGTTGCGCGGACTGACGCAGCGCGTGGAGTCTGACGTGCAAACCTGCCTggccagcaccggcggcatCCACAGCGTCGGTAGCGCACGCGTGTACGCGGATGTCGAGCGGCGCGATGCCGCCTTTGTGGGTGGCTCTATCTGGgcatcgctgccggcggcgcaggcgttGTGGGTGACGAAGGCCGACTACAACGAGGTGGGATCCATGGCtgtggtgcgcagctgcttttAA